Proteins encoded by one window of Winogradskyella sp. PG-2:
- the gcvP gene encoding aminomethyl-transferring glycine dehydrogenase, with protein MNTTSFALRHIGPNSLEQKAMLNTIGVTSIEQLVSETVPSDIRLKTDLNLEPAMSEQEYLSHIYELSKLNKVFKSYIGLGYHPSNLPAVIQRNILENPGWYTAYTPYQAEIAQGRLEALLNFQTMVIDLTGMEIANASLLDESTAAAEAMSLLFAVRERDQKKAGVNKFFVSDLVLPQTISLLETRANPIGIELVIGNEAEFNLSEEFFGALLQYPGKNGQITDIKGFIEKANASRIKVAVAADILSLVKLEAPGKFGADVVVGTTQRFGIPMGYGGPHAAYFATKEAYKRDVPGRIIGVTKDTNGNRALRMALQTREQHIKRAKATSNICTAQVLLAVMAGMFAVYHGPKGLEFIANKVCDSTSTLANALKDLNLEQVNSHYFDTLQIKVDAVKVKYEAEKSEVNFHYPDTNTVTISINETTTISDLNEIISIFERATGNTTDKIVSITNIETIPNHLQRQSDFLTFDVFNSYHSETELMRYIKRLERKDLALNHSMISLGSCTMKLNAAAEMLPLSWSSWGNMHPFVPEDQPIGYKLMLNALENQLTEITGFAATSLQPNSGAQGEFAGLMVIKAYHESRGDHHRNICLIPSSAHGTNPASAVMAGMKVVVTKASENGNIDVDDLRDKAELHKDNLSALMITYPSTHGVYESAIKEITQLIHDNGGQVYMDGANMNAQVGLTNPGSIGADVCHLNLHKTFAIPHGGGGPGVGPICVAEQLVPFLPGNPIVKTGGHQAISAISAAPFGSSLACIISYGYIKMLGAKGLKEATETAILNANYIKERLEGYYPTLYTGENGRAAHEMIIDCRDFKTNGIEVVDIAKRLMDYGFHAPTVSFPVAGTMMIEPTESENKAEMDRFCDAMISIRKEIDNVSKDEPNNVLKNAPHTMTMLTSDEWLLPYTREVAAFPLEYVRDNKFWPSVRRVDDAYGDRNLICSCAPIEAYADA; from the coding sequence ATGAATACAACCTCTTTTGCACTCAGACATATTGGCCCAAATTCTTTGGAACAAAAAGCCATGTTAAACACTATTGGTGTTACTAGTATAGAACAACTAGTATCCGAAACTGTACCTTCAGATATTCGTCTAAAGACCGACTTAAATTTAGAGCCAGCGATGAGTGAGCAAGAGTATTTAAGTCATATTTATGAGCTCTCAAAACTTAATAAAGTATTTAAATCTTATATAGGTTTAGGGTATCATCCCTCAAACTTACCTGCAGTAATTCAGCGAAATATATTAGAGAATCCAGGTTGGTATACTGCTTATACTCCATATCAGGCCGAAATCGCTCAAGGCCGTTTAGAAGCCTTGTTAAATTTTCAAACTATGGTTATAGACCTAACCGGAATGGAAATTGCAAACGCATCACTCTTAGACGAAAGTACAGCTGCAGCTGAAGCTATGAGTTTACTTTTTGCAGTAAGAGAACGTGATCAAAAGAAAGCAGGTGTTAATAAATTCTTTGTTTCAGATTTAGTTTTACCTCAAACTATTTCCTTATTAGAAACCAGAGCAAACCCTATAGGTATAGAATTAGTTATTGGCAATGAAGCAGAGTTTAATCTTTCTGAAGAATTCTTTGGTGCATTATTACAGTATCCAGGAAAAAACGGACAGATTACAGATATCAAAGGTTTTATAGAAAAGGCTAATGCATCTCGAATAAAAGTTGCAGTAGCAGCTGATATTTTAAGCTTAGTAAAGCTTGAAGCACCAGGTAAATTTGGTGCTGATGTTGTTGTGGGAACGACACAACGTTTTGGAATCCCAATGGGCTATGGTGGTCCACATGCTGCTTATTTTGCTACTAAAGAAGCTTACAAACGTGATGTACCGGGTCGTATAATTGGAGTTACAAAAGACACTAATGGCAACAGAGCTTTACGTATGGCCCTACAAACACGAGAGCAACATATTAAAAGAGCAAAAGCCACGTCTAATATCTGTACAGCACAAGTGTTATTAGCTGTAATGGCTGGTATGTTTGCCGTTTATCATGGCCCAAAAGGTTTAGAATTCATTGCTAATAAAGTATGTGACTCTACCTCAACTCTTGCTAATGCTTTAAAAGATTTAAACTTAGAACAAGTAAACTCACATTATTTTGATACGCTGCAAATAAAAGTGGATGCTGTTAAAGTAAAATATGAAGCAGAGAAAAGTGAAGTGAACTTTCATTATCCAGATACAAATACAGTTACGATTTCAATTAATGAAACTACAACAATTTCAGACTTAAATGAGATTATTTCAATTTTTGAACGTGCAACAGGTAACACAACTGATAAAATTGTATCCATTACAAATATTGAAACCATTCCTAATCATTTACAACGTCAATCAGATTTTCTAACATTTGATGTATTCAATTCTTATCATTCTGAAACTGAATTAATGCGTTACATTAAACGCTTAGAGCGTAAAGATTTAGCTTTAAATCATTCTATGATTTCACTTGGTTCTTGTACTATGAAGCTAAATGCTGCCGCTGAAATGTTGCCTCTAAGCTGGAGCAGTTGGGGAAATATGCATCCTTTTGTGCCCGAAGATCAACCTATCGGCTACAAATTAATGTTGAATGCTTTAGAAAATCAATTAACAGAAATTACTGGTTTTGCAGCAACATCTTTACAACCAAATTCTGGTGCTCAAGGAGAATTTGCTGGTCTTATGGTTATTAAAGCTTATCATGAATCTCGCGGAGATCATCATAGAAATATCTGTTTAATTCCATCTTCTGCACATGGAACAAATCCTGCAAGTGCCGTTATGGCTGGCATGAAAGTCGTAGTCACTAAAGCCTCGGAAAACGGAAATATTGATGTTGATGATTTAAGAGATAAAGCTGAATTACATAAAGATAATTTATCTGCTTTGATGATTACCTACCCATCAACTCATGGAGTTTACGAATCTGCCATTAAGGAAATTACGCAGCTTATTCATGATAATGGTGGACAGGTTTACATGGACGGAGCTAATATGAATGCGCAAGTTGGATTAACAAATCCTGGAAGTATAGGTGCTGATGTTTGTCACTTAAACTTACACAAAACGTTTGCAATACCTCATGGAGGTGGTGGACCAGGAGTAGGACCTATTTGTGTTGCAGAACAACTAGTTCCTTTTTTACCTGGAAACCCAATTGTAAAAACTGGTGGGCACCAAGCAATTTCTGCAATTTCTGCCGCACCTTTTGGGTCATCCTTAGCTTGTATTATTTCTTATGGATACATAAAAATGCTAGGTGCTAAAGGTTTAAAGGAAGCTACAGAAACTGCAATCTTAAATGCTAATTATATCAAAGAACGCTTAGAAGGTTATTACCCAACATTATATACAGGTGAAAACGGAAGAGCAGCTCATGAGATGATTATAGATTGTCGTGATTTTAAAACGAATGGTATTGAGGTCGTTGATATTGCCAAACGTCTTATGGATTATGGTTTTCATGCTCCAACGGTTTCTTTCCCAGTTGCTGGCACTATGATGATAGAGCCAACCGAGAGTGAAAACAAAGCAGAAATGGATCGTTTTTGTGATGCAATGATTTCTATTAGAAAAGAAATTGATAACGTTTCTAAAGATGAACCAAATAATGTTCTGAAAAATGCACCACATACAATGACGATGTTAACTTCTGACGAATGGTTATTACCATATACAAGAGAAGTTGCTGCTTTTCCTTTAGAATATGTTAGAGATAATAAATTTTGGCCTAGTGTAAGACGTGTTGATGATGCTTATGGAGATCGAAATTTAATTTGTAGTTGTGCGCCAATTGAGGCGTATGCAGACGCATAG
- the pafA gene encoding alkaline phosphatase PafA, with protein sequence MKKCYTLITFLLLFSACGSQNETILATEQTNTIETNSKPKLVIGIVVDQMRYDYLTRFESKYGEGGFKRMMREGFNCKNNHFNYIPTYTGPGHASVYTGTTPKYHGIISNNWYDKETKETVYCAGDENVKSIGTEDKAGKMSPHLMLTTTFSDENRLFTQMRGKTIGISLKDRGAILPAGHTANAAYWFHGKEEGTWITSSFYMNTLPNWVTDFNTAEVAKSYLKEWNTVYDISTYIESGTDDNNFERGFMGKDKAIFPYDLKTLSKDNNGFDILKATPYGNSLTTDFAIAAIEGEQLGMDEITDVLTVSYSSTDYVGHNFGVNSKEVEDTYIRLDKDIERFFKYLDETVGEGEYTVFLTADHGAVNVPAYLQSVKVPAGYLDYDSRKEKFQAFLKDTFGTTDIVEKVSNNQVFLSKSKLKELGLNLHNVEQALVDEQISYENIAKVYTATTMNSTNFTTGIEVLLQNGFNQKRSGDVIIIDDIAHIAYSKKGSTHGSGLNYDTHVPLLFLGNGIKQGETYNKTVIPDIAPTISALLGISFPNGSTGCVLGFVIK encoded by the coding sequence ATGAAGAAATGCTACACATTAATTACGTTTTTGCTATTATTTTCGGCTTGTGGTTCACAAAATGAAACAATCCTAGCAACAGAACAAACTAATACCATTGAAACAAATTCTAAGCCTAAGCTAGTTATTGGAATTGTTGTGGACCAAATGCGTTACGATTATTTAACTCGTTTTGAATCCAAGTATGGCGAAGGAGGTTTTAAACGTATGATGCGTGAAGGTTTTAACTGTAAAAACAATCATTTTAATTACATACCAACATATACAGGTCCTGGACATGCATCAGTATATACTGGGACTACTCCAAAATATCATGGTATTATAAGTAATAATTGGTATGATAAAGAAACGAAAGAAACAGTGTATTGTGCAGGTGATGAAAATGTTAAGTCCATTGGTACAGAAGATAAAGCTGGTAAAATGTCTCCACATCTTATGTTAACTACTACCTTTTCTGATGAGAATAGATTGTTTACACAAATGCGAGGAAAAACAATTGGAATTTCATTAAAGGATAGAGGAGCTATTCTACCTGCAGGTCATACAGCGAATGCTGCTTATTGGTTTCATGGAAAAGAAGAAGGTACTTGGATAACAAGCTCATTTTATATGAATACTCTTCCAAATTGGGTGACTGATTTTAATACAGCCGAAGTTGCGAAATCTTATTTAAAAGAATGGAATACGGTTTATGATATTTCTACATATATAGAAAGTGGAACAGATGATAATAACTTTGAAAGAGGGTTTATGGGAAAAGATAAAGCTATTTTCCCGTATGATTTAAAAACCTTAAGCAAAGATAATAATGGTTTTGATATTTTAAAAGCAACACCTTACGGAAATAGCTTAACGACTGATTTTGCCATTGCTGCCATAGAAGGTGAGCAATTGGGTATGGATGAGATTACAGATGTTTTGACCGTCAGTTATAGTAGTACGGATTATGTTGGCCATAATTTTGGTGTGAACTCTAAAGAAGTAGAGGACACTTATATACGTTTAGACAAAGATATAGAACGTTTCTTTAAGTATTTAGATGAAACTGTTGGTGAAGGTGAGTATACAGTTTTCTTAACTGCAGATCATGGAGCAGTAAATGTGCCTGCCTATTTACAATCTGTAAAAGTCCCAGCTGGTTATTTAGATTACGACTCAAGGAAAGAAAAATTCCAAGCATTTTTAAAAGATACTTTCGGTACAACTGATATTGTTGAAAAGGTAAGTAATAATCAAGTCTTTTTGAGTAAATCTAAACTTAAAGAATTGGGTTTAAACCTTCATAATGTTGAACAGGCATTGGTAGATGAGCAAATAAGCTACGAAAACATAGCTAAGGTATATACTGCAACAACAATGAATAGTACCAACTTTACAACTGGTATTGAAGTGCTTTTACAAAACGGGTTTAACCAAAAACGTTCTGGTGATGTTATAATTATAGACGATATTGCGCATATTGCATACAGTAAAAAAGGGTCTACACATGGTAGTGGATTAAATTATGATACACATGTGCCGTTGTTGTTTTTGGGAAATGGGATAAAGCAAGGTGAAACATATAATAAAACAGTGATACCAGATATTGCACCAACAATTTCTGCTTTGTTAGGGATTAGTTTTCCTAATGGTTCAACTGGTTGTGTTTTAGGATTTGTGATTAAATAA
- a CDS encoding membrane protein: MTVLKRIFNFYLNSSIHVALAVYALTWITLIEFGLDYDENVLYFVFFATITGYNFIKYFGVAKFHHRSLAVWLKVIQLFSFVAFIAMTYYASQLEMKTLLLLSVFGLITFLYAIPLVPMHYFRDSQKNLREIGGLKIYVIALVWTFTTVLLPLLDNEVLLNTDVVITSIQRFVFVIILMLPFEIRDLNYDSVKLATIPQKIGIKNTKTIGVLLLIVFFFLEYFKDELTGNAILVMLITFLVTFLLLIFSNKNQSKYYSAFWVESVPIVWLVILLMLS, from the coding sequence ATGACTGTTCTAAAACGTATATTCAATTTCTATTTAAATAGTAGTATTCATGTGGCACTTGCAGTTTATGCTTTAACATGGATAACGTTGATTGAATTTGGTTTGGATTATGATGAAAACGTTCTATATTTTGTGTTTTTTGCGACGATTACAGGTTATAATTTTATCAAATATTTTGGTGTGGCCAAATTTCACCATCGTAGTCTGGCAGTTTGGCTTAAAGTGATTCAGCTTTTTTCTTTCGTTGCATTTATTGCGATGACTTATTACGCCTCTCAGTTAGAGATGAAAACCCTTTTATTGCTCTCTGTATTTGGTCTCATAACTTTTCTTTATGCCATTCCTTTGGTTCCTATGCATTACTTCAGAGATAGTCAGAAAAACTTGAGAGAAATAGGTGGATTAAAGATTTATGTTATCGCTTTAGTTTGGACATTTACAACTGTATTATTACCATTGTTAGATAATGAAGTGCTTTTGAATACCGATGTAGTTATTACAAGTATTCAACGTTTTGTTTTTGTAATTATACTAATGTTACCTTTTGAAATTAGAGACCTTAATTACGATAGTGTAAAATTAGCTACCATACCACAGAAAATTGGAATTAAGAATACTAAAACAATAGGTGTTTTACTCTTAATTGTATTTTTTTTCTTAGAATATTTTAAGGATGAGTTAACTGGTAATGCGATTCTTGTCATGTTGATTACATTTTTGGTAACATTTCTATTATTAATTTTTTCAAATAAAAATCAATCTAAATATTACAGCGCATTTTGGGTAGAAAGTGTGCCAATAGTTTGGCTAGTAATTTTATTGATGCTTAGCTAA
- a CDS encoding 3-oxoacyl-ACP synthase III family protein: MNVKITGTGSYIPSIIEKNQDFYNHEFLNSDGSSINSANEVIIEKFKAITGIQERRYIKEELLNSDIAFFASQKAIEDAKVDKESIDYIIVAHNYGDVKHNTEQSDTVPSIASRVKHLLKVENPKCVGYDLLFGCPGWIEGVIQAKAFIASGLAKRCLVIGTETLSRVIDKHDRDSMIYSDGAAAVIVEESDEDGGIIGHDSATYALDEAHFIFFGETNKLDVVDQRRYIKMYGRKIYEFALTNVPKALKSCLDKSGISIKDVKKILIHQANEKMDEAIVKRFYKSYGMKMPEGIMPMTINMLGNSSVATVPTLYDMILKGQLKNQEINKGDVIIFASVGAGMNINAIVYKH, encoded by the coding sequence ATGAACGTTAAAATAACTGGAACAGGTAGTTATATTCCGAGTATTATTGAAAAAAATCAAGACTTCTATAATCATGAATTTTTAAATTCTGATGGATCATCTATAAATAGTGCTAACGAGGTTATTATAGAAAAGTTTAAAGCAATAACTGGAATACAAGAACGTCGCTATATAAAAGAAGAGCTATTAAACTCTGATATAGCTTTTTTTGCGTCTCAAAAAGCAATAGAAGATGCTAAAGTTGATAAAGAAAGTATCGATTATATCATTGTTGCTCATAATTATGGTGATGTAAAACATAATACAGAACAAAGTGATACTGTACCAAGTATTGCATCTCGTGTAAAACACCTATTAAAAGTTGAAAATCCAAAATGTGTTGGATATGACTTACTTTTTGGTTGTCCTGGTTGGATTGAAGGCGTTATACAGGCTAAAGCGTTTATCGCTTCTGGTTTAGCAAAACGATGTTTAGTTATTGGCACAGAAACTTTATCACGTGTTATTGATAAACACGATCGTGATTCTATGATTTATAGTGATGGTGCTGCTGCAGTTATCGTTGAAGAATCTGATGAAGATGGTGGAATAATAGGCCATGATTCTGCTACCTATGCCTTAGATGAAGCACATTTTATATTCTTTGGAGAAACCAATAAATTAGACGTTGTTGACCAACGTAGATACATTAAAATGTATGGTCGCAAAATTTATGAATTTGCCCTTACTAATGTACCTAAAGCTTTAAAATCCTGCCTAGATAAAAGTGGTATTTCAATTAAAGATGTCAAAAAAATATTGATTCATCAGGCTAATGAAAAAATGGATGAAGCTATAGTTAAACGCTTCTACAAATCTTATGGTATGAAAATGCCAGAAGGTATTATGCCTATGACCATTAATATGCTGGGGAATTCTAGTGTTGCGACTGTACCTACATTATATGATATGATTTTAAAAGGGCAACTTAAGAATCAAGAGATTAATAAAGGAGATGTCATTATATTTGCGAGTGTTGGTGCAGGCATGAACATTAATGCTATTGTATACAAACATTAA
- a CDS encoding sigma-70 family RNA polymerase sigma factor: protein MINHQIKPNNWIKLYSDYLFNYTITRVSSREMAQDLVSETFLAGLKSMANFKGEASERTWLISILKRKIIDHYRKINSNKGKAEVRMSYNSDTDSEGDWLEERVADPFDKTAEDKLENSELGDAIYDCLDKLPEKQAEVFKMKTILGYDTETICNELNITASNLWVIIHRARTALAGCMEKNWFE, encoded by the coding sequence ATGATTAATCATCAAATAAAACCTAATAATTGGATAAAACTCTATTCTGACTACCTCTTTAACTACACCATAACACGTGTTAGTAGCAGAGAAATGGCTCAGGATTTAGTATCTGAAACCTTTTTGGCCGGTTTAAAATCTATGGCTAATTTTAAAGGTGAAGCTAGTGAGCGCACATGGTTAATATCTATTCTTAAAAGAAAGATAATTGATCATTACAGAAAAATAAATTCTAATAAAGGTAAAGCTGAAGTTAGAATGAGTTATAATAGTGATACAGATTCTGAGGGAGATTGGCTTGAAGAACGTGTAGCTGATCCGTTTGATAAAACTGCGGAGGATAAATTAGAAAATTCAGAATTAGGTGACGCCATCTATGATTGCTTAGATAAGCTACCTGAAAAACAAGCTGAAGTTTTTAAGATGAAAACTATTTTAGGATATGACACAGAAACCATTTGTAATGAATTGAATATAACTGCGTCTAACCTCTGGGTAATCATCCATAGAGCAAGAACAGCTCTGGCTGGTTGCATGGAAAAAAATTGGTTTGAATAA
- a CDS encoding methyltransferase, whose protein sequence is MYEKTFPNKRFKHSLEFLKAHISSSETILDLGIKNPFSEIMISEGYSVENTTGEDLDEDHSTIKNSSATVVTALEIFEHLLSPYEVLKAIKADKLVISIPLRLWFSCAYRSKTDKWDRHYHEFEDWQLDWLLEKTGWTIKARDKWTNPVKKIGIRPLLRQFTPRYYIVYAERV, encoded by the coding sequence ATGTACGAAAAAACTTTTCCAAATAAACGCTTCAAACATTCTTTAGAGTTTTTAAAGGCTCATATCTCTTCTTCAGAAACAATTTTAGATTTAGGCATAAAGAATCCTTTTTCTGAGATTATGATTTCTGAAGGATATTCAGTTGAAAATACTACTGGTGAAGATTTAGATGAGGACCATTCTACAATTAAAAATTCATCTGCAACTGTAGTTACGGCTCTCGAAATCTTTGAACATTTATTGTCACCTTATGAAGTTCTAAAAGCTATTAAAGCAGATAAATTAGTCATCAGTATCCCATTACGATTATGGTTTTCTTGTGCTTACAGAAGTAAGACTGATAAATGGGATAGACATTATCATGAATTCGAAGACTGGCAACTCGATTGGCTTTTAGAAAAAACAGGCTGGACAATTAAAGCACGAGATAAATGGACTAATCCGGTGAAAAAAATTGGAATAAGACCATTACTTAGACAGTTTACACCAAGATATTATATTGTTTATGCAGAAAGAGTTTAA
- a CDS encoding TIGR01777 family oxidoreductase, translated as MKTNTITIAGGSGFLGQVLENYFKEQGHTIYILTRNPKRDNDMYWNAKDLDNWTTILNKTDILINLTGKSVDCRYTEANKKLIHDSRINSTLILGKAVNNCNNPPKIWLNMSTSTIYEDSYNKEMTETNGDIGDDFSMNIAKSWEIAFNNIETTKTKKVILRTSIVLGKNGGALVPLKRLTQFGLGGKQWHGKQKVSWIHELDFAKAIDFIVTQNLEGTFNIVSPKPTTNIHLMKALRKALNVPFGIPQTKWLLKLGARVIGTESELVLKSRNVLPENLINNGFKFTYTNIDNALSSLVKS; from the coding sequence ATGAAAACAAATACAATCACCATAGCTGGAGGAAGTGGGTTTCTAGGTCAAGTCCTAGAAAACTACTTTAAAGAACAAGGACACACTATCTATATCCTAACTAGAAACCCTAAACGGGATAATGATATGTATTGGAATGCGAAAGATTTAGACAATTGGACTACTATATTAAATAAAACAGACATCTTAATAAATCTAACAGGGAAATCTGTAGATTGTAGATATACTGAAGCTAATAAAAAACTAATTCACGATTCTCGTATCAACTCTACTCTCATTTTGGGGAAAGCTGTAAACAACTGTAATAATCCTCCAAAAATTTGGTTAAACATGTCTACATCTACTATTTATGAAGATTCTTATAACAAAGAAATGACAGAAACAAACGGAGATATTGGTGATGATTTCTCAATGAATATTGCTAAATCTTGGGAAATCGCTTTTAATAATATAGAAACAACTAAAACAAAAAAAGTAATTTTAAGAACGTCTATTGTTCTTGGTAAAAATGGTGGAGCACTTGTTCCATTAAAACGATTAACACAATTCGGTTTAGGAGGAAAACAATGGCATGGAAAGCAGAAAGTAAGTTGGATTCATGAGCTCGATTTTGCTAAAGCAATTGATTTTATAGTGACACAAAATCTAGAAGGTACATTTAATATCGTTTCTCCAAAACCTACTACAAACATTCACTTGATGAAAGCATTAAGAAAAGCTTTGAATGTTCCATTTGGTATTCCTCAAACAAAATGGTTATTAAAGTTAGGTGCTAGAGTTATTGGTACAGAATCAGAATTGGTTCTAAAAAGTAGAAATGTACTTCCAGAAAACCTTATAAATAATGGCTTCAAATTCACATATACAAATATTGATAATGCATTAAGTTCACTTGTAAAATCATAA
- a CDS encoding glycosyltransferase family 2 protein, whose product MNIYIIISAHNEDMYIGKTLESIVEQTLLPKQLVVVNDNSTDNTKTIVENYASKYPWINIISTTSSEKHLPGSKIINAFNKGLKALDNNYDIICKFDADLIFPKSYLETISNHFKANKKLGMASGFCYIEKHNQWVLESLTRKDHIRGALKAYRKECFNQIGKLKPSMGWDTVDEILAKYNGWVILTDESLHVKHLKPTGQSYNKASKYLQGEAMYKMRYGFWITLISAMKLAYKKGNIKLFRDYMSGYFKAKSANSEFLVSADEGKFIRNLRWKGIRGKFI is encoded by the coding sequence TTGAATATTTACATTATCATTTCTGCTCACAACGAAGACATGTACATTGGTAAAACTTTAGAGTCTATAGTTGAGCAAACTCTATTACCTAAACAATTGGTTGTAGTCAATGATAATTCTACTGATAACACTAAGACTATTGTTGAAAATTATGCTTCAAAATATCCTTGGATAAATATTATAAGCACAACATCCTCAGAAAAACATCTTCCAGGTTCTAAGATTATAAATGCCTTTAACAAAGGTTTAAAAGCTCTGGATAATAACTACGATATCATCTGCAAATTCGATGCAGACCTTATTTTTCCAAAAAGCTATTTAGAAACTATTTCTAATCATTTTAAAGCAAATAAAAAACTAGGTATGGCTTCTGGGTTTTGTTATATCGAAAAACATAATCAATGGGTTTTAGAAAGTCTAACTCGAAAAGATCATATACGTGGTGCACTAAAAGCCTATAGAAAAGAGTGCTTTAATCAAATTGGCAAATTAAAGCCGTCAATGGGTTGGGATACTGTTGATGAGATTTTAGCAAAATATAATGGTTGGGTAATTCTTACTGATGAATCCCTTCATGTAAAACATCTAAAACCTACTGGTCAATCCTATAATAAAGCCTCCAAATATTTACAAGGAGAAGCGATGTACAAAATGCGATATGGCTTTTGGATTACTCTTATTTCGGCTATGAAATTAGCCTATAAAAAAGGGAATATTAAATTGTTTAGAGATTACATGTCTGGTTATTTTAAGGCTAAATCGGCCAACTCTGAATTCCTTGTTTCTGCTGACGAAGGTAAATTTATAAGAAATCTACGTTGGAAAGGGATTAGAGGTAAATTTATTTAA
- a CDS encoding methyltransferase domain-containing protein, translating into MKTQTLDYQNYSEQNKIEMIDFYNEASEDYEFWSNDFNMHFGYFIPFKTNPFKRDSMLNQMNAQVIKCLNIKDTKNRLVDLGCGMGGTMRYALKQFKNIIAYGVTLSDFQVQQGNNLLKGKNGIILKENYNNTSFKSNSFDSAVAVESFCHSGHGENSLKEAHRILKPAGRLVIADAFLKKDATELCKGAHYSYKSLCDHWSLEKLETHSFIKEKLETLGFKNIKVEDVSFRVAPSVLHVPFAIAGFILKKLLSFKSIKRESLHNLKGSFYALITGLHMKSFGYYIISATK; encoded by the coding sequence ATGAAAACACAGACCTTAGATTATCAAAATTACTCAGAACAAAACAAAATAGAAATGATCGATTTCTATAACGAAGCTTCTGAAGATTACGAATTTTGGAGCAATGATTTCAATATGCATTTTGGGTATTTCATTCCATTTAAAACTAATCCGTTTAAAAGAGATTCAATGCTTAACCAAATGAATGCTCAAGTAATTAAATGTCTTAACATAAAAGACACTAAAAATCGTCTTGTTGATTTAGGTTGTGGAATGGGAGGTACTATGCGTTATGCTTTAAAGCAATTTAAAAATATAATAGCTTATGGTGTAACCTTATCTGATTTCCAAGTGCAACAAGGCAATAATTTACTAAAAGGAAAGAATGGAATCATTCTGAAAGAAAACTACAATAACACTTCTTTTAAATCTAATTCATTTGATTCTGCGGTTGCGGTAGAGAGCTTTTGTCATTCTGGTCACGGTGAAAATTCACTAAAAGAAGCACATCGTATTTTAAAACCGGCAGGACGATTAGTAATTGCTGATGCCTTCTTAAAAAAGGACGCAACAGAACTTTGCAAAGGAGCTCATTATTCTTACAAAAGTCTATGCGATCATTGGAGTCTCGAAAAATTAGAAACTCATTCGTTTATAAAAGAAAAGTTAGAAACTCTTGGTTTTAAAAATATTAAAGTCGAGGACGTATCATTTAGAGTGGCACCTTCAGTCTTACACGTACCATTTGCAATAGCTGGTTTTATACTAAAAAAACTATTAAGTTTTAAATCTATAAAAAGAGAAAGTTTGCATAATCTAAAAGGTTCTTTTTATGCGTTAATAACTGGTTTACACATGAAAAGTTTTGGATACTATATCATCAGTGCTACTAAATAA